The DNA window TCACCACGCAGGAGCTGGTGAAGGAGGCCGGCGTCGCGATCAAGACGTTCTACCGGCACTTCCCGGGGAAGGACCAGCTCCTGCTCGCGGTCATCGAGGACATCGTCACCGAGCAGGTGGCCCGCTACCGCGAGCGGACGCGCGAGGTGGCCGACCCGCTGGCCCGGTTGCGCCTGCACGTGCTGGCCGCTCTGTCCTCGGTGGGGGCCGGCGCCGCCTGGCCGCCGACGAGCACGTCGCGGTTCATCGTCGCCGAGCACTGGCGGCTGGCCGAGCTCTACCCGGCCGAGATCGAGCAGGCGACTCAACCGTTCGTCGGGCTACTGGCCGACGAGATCCGCGCCGCGCGCGCGGCGGGCCGGATCGCCCCGCCCGCCGACGTCGATCCCACCGCGGAGATG is part of the Cryptosporangium aurantiacum genome and encodes:
- a CDS encoding TetR/AcrR family transcriptional regulator is translated as MDRVIVEAGKRLVLRGGASFTTQELVKEAGVAIKTFYRHFPGKDQLLLAVIEDIVTEQVARYRERTREVADPLARLRLHVLAALSSVGAGAAWPPTSTSRFIVAEHWRLAELYPAEIEQATQPFVGLLADEIRAARAAGRIAPPADVDPTAEMMNLLVRAVFHQYAFAPDPEAGADIGETTWEFCLAGLGVTTAGASNR